The proteins below are encoded in one region of Pseudoduganella armeniaca:
- a CDS encoding TorD/DmsD family molecular chaperone: MPGQSACCSASQPNSAPVAPPLGAEDQARADLYALAARLLLAPPDAALLAGLAAADPILGSHDERPLEDAWERLVLAAAVVDAAAVAEEFDGLFISLGTPPVNPYGSLYLSGFLNDTPLARLRADLAVLGLARVAGVAEFEDHLGALCETMRVLILSGRPLARQRQFFDAHIAPWCERALADIERGPGANFYRVVAGFVAAFLTIEAQAFAVDGTADLALA, translated from the coding sequence GTGCCGGGCCAGTCAGCATGTTGTTCCGCCAGCCAACCCAACAGCGCGCCCGTCGCGCCGCCACTCGGCGCTGAAGACCAGGCCCGCGCCGACCTGTATGCACTGGCCGCGCGCCTGCTGCTGGCGCCGCCCGATGCCGCGCTGCTGGCCGGCCTGGCCGCGGCCGATCCGATCCTCGGCAGCCACGACGAACGGCCGCTGGAAGATGCCTGGGAGCGCCTGGTGCTGGCCGCCGCCGTCGTCGATGCCGCCGCGGTGGCCGAGGAATTCGACGGCCTGTTCATCAGCCTGGGCACGCCGCCCGTCAATCCCTACGGTTCGCTGTATCTGTCCGGTTTCCTCAACGATACGCCGCTGGCACGCCTGCGCGCCGACCTGGCGGTGCTGGGGCTGGCCCGGGTCGCCGGCGTCGCCGAGTTCGAGGATCACCTCGGCGCGCTGTGCGAGACGATGCGGGTGCTGATCCTGTCGGGCCGGCCGCTGGCGCGGCAGCGTCAGTTTTTCGACGCGCACATCGCGCCGTGGTGCGAGCGCGCCCTGGCCGATATCGAGCGGGGACCGGGGGCGAACTTCTATCGTGTCGTGGCGGGCTTCGTCGCGGCGTTTCTCACCATCGAAGCGCAGGCGTTTGCCGTCGACGGCACGGCCGATCTGGCGCTCGCTTGA